A part of Spiribacter vilamensis genomic DNA contains:
- the ispH gene encoding 4-hydroxy-3-methylbut-2-enyl diphosphate reductase: protein MQEIRVANPRGFCAGVDRAISIVEQALEAFGRPIYVRHEVVHNRLVVDDLRDKGAVFVEELDGVPAGATLIFSAHGVSQSVRDEAVERGLHVFDATCPLVTKVHMEVRKHARQGREVILIGHDGHPEVEGTIGQYVGERADQGGIYLVETPADAQALSVRNPDDLAFVTQTTLSMDDTASVIEALQARFPSIEAPRKDDICYATQNRQDAVRELAGEVDVMIIVGSTNSSNTRRLTELSERLGVPAHQIDRAEELEADWIADASRIGVTAGASAPESLVQAVIDRLVEWGVQRPDTSGNYTEDVVFSMPRDLMRAIPKRGEIKTVAD, encoded by the coding sequence ATGCAGGAAATAAGAGTCGCCAATCCTCGCGGATTCTGCGCCGGTGTCGATCGCGCCATCAGCATCGTCGAACAGGCACTTGAGGCATTCGGCCGGCCCATCTACGTCCGCCACGAGGTGGTCCACAACCGGCTCGTCGTCGATGATCTGCGCGACAAGGGCGCGGTCTTCGTCGAGGAACTCGACGGTGTGCCGGCCGGCGCCACCCTCATCTTCTCGGCACACGGTGTCTCGCAGTCGGTCCGTGACGAGGCGGTCGAGCGTGGGCTGCATGTCTTTGATGCGACCTGTCCGCTGGTCACCAAGGTCCACATGGAGGTGCGCAAGCACGCCCGGCAGGGCCGCGAGGTCATCCTCATCGGTCACGACGGTCATCCCGAGGTAGAGGGCACCATCGGTCAGTACGTTGGCGAGCGTGCCGATCAGGGCGGCATCTATCTGGTCGAGACGCCGGCGGATGCACAGGCCCTGAGTGTCAGGAACCCCGATGACCTGGCGTTCGTCACCCAGACCACGCTGTCGATGGACGACACGGCCTCGGTGATCGAGGCCCTTCAGGCGCGTTTCCCGAGCATCGAGGCGCCCCGCAAGGACGACATCTGCTACGCCACCCAGAACCGCCAGGACGCCGTGCGTGAGCTGGCCGGCGAGGTGGATGTCATGATCATCGTGGGATCGACCAACAGCTCCAATACACGCCGGCTCACGGAGCTCTCCGAGCGGCTTGGCGTGCCGGCTCACCAGATCGACCGGGCGGAGGAGCTCGAGGCCGACTGGATCGCCGATGCCAGCCGCATTGGCGTTACCGCCGGCGCCTCCGCACCGGAATCACTGGTGCAGGCGGTGATCGACCGGCTGGTCGAGTGGGGCGTGCAGCGGCCGGACACCAGCGGTAACTATACCGAGGATGTCGTCTTTTCCATGCCCCGTGATCTGATGCGTGCCATCCCGAAGCGAGGCGAGATCAAGACCGTCGCGGACTGA
- a CDS encoding GspH/FimT family pseudopilin, with protein sequence MHEQRGFTLLELLVTLSLMALLATLSAPVFSDLAMKTRLDTATDQLHLAIRHTRNAAVARGTPVVIRAKSNGWERGWTIFVDRNADGRYQSGEYRLRTAEPLPTSITVTANAGIGEALHYQADGGTRRPSGSLQMGTLHVCRRAADGAIRASRSIIINASGRPRIERADMSADGTGC encoded by the coding sequence ATGCACGAGCAGCGCGGCTTCACCCTTCTCGAGCTCCTTGTCACGCTATCGCTGATGGCGCTACTGGCGACCCTGAGCGCACCGGTATTCTCGGATCTGGCCATGAAGACCCGGCTGGATACCGCGACCGACCAGCTCCACCTTGCCATTCGCCACACCCGCAATGCCGCCGTGGCACGCGGTACGCCGGTCGTCATACGGGCGAAGAGCAATGGCTGGGAGCGCGGCTGGACGATCTTCGTGGATCGCAACGCCGATGGTCGCTATCAATCTGGCGAATACCGGCTGCGGACGGCCGAACCGTTACCGACCTCGATCACTGTCACCGCCAACGCCGGCATCGGGGAGGCGCTGCACTATCAGGCCGATGGCGGCACCCGGCGCCCCAGTGGCAGCCTGCAGATGGGCACGTTGCATGTCTGCCGGCGCGCGGCGGACGGTGCGATCCGGGCCAGCCGGTCGATTATCATCAACGCCAGCGGACGGCCGCGGATCGAGCGCGCCGATATGTCCGCCGACGGCACCGGGTGCTGA
- a CDS encoding type IV pilin protein yields MVRRNGFTLLEMLVVLAIIATLAMLAMPGYLQPTKRVEATQAGACLLELASRLERYRLIEADYEGFAIDTAGVACEGRLADRYRFEAGIPGETGWGAITTDPVAWQLRVIPLDADAGMGGYGDCRALVVRDDGRRAVMTGTGGGVVTDPDQVRRCWR; encoded by the coding sequence ATGGTCAGGCGAAACGGATTCACGCTGCTCGAGATGCTGGTTGTTCTGGCGATCATTGCCACCCTCGCGATGCTTGCCATGCCCGGTTACCTGCAGCCCACGAAACGCGTCGAGGCGACGCAGGCCGGCGCTTGTCTGCTCGAACTCGCGAGTCGCCTGGAGCGATACCGATTGATCGAGGCCGACTACGAGGGGTTCGCGATTGATACTGCGGGTGTGGCCTGCGAGGGCCGTCTGGCCGATCGTTACCGCTTCGAGGCGGGGATCCCGGGGGAGACGGGCTGGGGAGCCATCACGACGGATCCAGTGGCCTGGCAGCTCCGGGTCATCCCCCTCGATGCCGACGCAGGGATGGGGGGATACGGTGATTGCCGGGCGCTGGTGGTGCGCGATGATGGCCGCCGCGCGGTGATGACTGGCACCGGCGGCGGTGTGGTGACCGATCCGGATCAGGTGCGGCGCTGCTGGCGCTAG
- a CDS encoding Na(+)/H(+) antiporter subunit D, which produces MVEGLHLHPALLLMLGALPLAVLQGRSRQLWQLILPLLVLGAVMALPADTTVRIQLVGLELAPLRVDKLSLVFGYVFALIIFIGNCFALQVDDGAQHVAAAFYAASGLGAVFAGDLITLYVFWEIMMVASVWLIWRRRRQAAYDAGFRYLIIHALGGMLLLAGIIAYWLHTGSLAFEALEGGGAAFYLILVAFLINAAAPPLHAWLPDAYPEATVTGTVFLSAFTTKTAVYVLARGFPGTELLVWLGVFMTLYGVIYAFLVNDIRRLLSYHIISQVGYMVAGVGLGSALAISGVAAHAFTHILYKALLLMGAGAVLQMTGRSRLTELGGLYRSMPVTFLLYMIGGLSISAFPLFSGFVSKTMIIEAAAVDGRGVVFLLMTLAGVGTFMSTTLKLPWYTFMGRDAGLRPAEAPLNMRIAMGIAALLCFLIGIFPGWLYAILPYPVDYQAYTAGHLIKEMQLLLFTGLGFFLFLRVLGGKEKISLDLDWFYRVPGKQTLARVGSGIRRIDTGFRDAFMLGFRRAEEKATHLRVSGWPLRSWPTGSMAFWTAIVLALLLAFGMGE; this is translated from the coding sequence ATGGTTGAAGGGCTGCACCTCCACCCGGCGCTCCTGCTCATGCTCGGCGCGCTACCGCTGGCCGTGCTGCAGGGGCGTTCACGCCAGCTCTGGCAGCTGATCCTGCCATTACTGGTACTCGGTGCAGTGATGGCGCTGCCCGCAGACACAACGGTTCGCATTCAGCTGGTCGGGCTGGAGCTGGCCCCGCTGCGCGTGGACAAACTCAGCCTCGTGTTCGGCTATGTCTTTGCACTGATCATCTTCATTGGCAACTGCTTCGCGCTCCAGGTCGATGATGGCGCCCAGCACGTCGCGGCGGCCTTCTACGCGGCATCCGGCCTGGGGGCGGTATTCGCGGGAGATCTGATCACCCTGTACGTGTTCTGGGAGATCATGATGGTGGCGTCGGTCTGGTTGATCTGGCGTCGCCGGCGACAGGCCGCCTATGACGCGGGATTCCGCTACCTGATCATCCATGCGCTGGGCGGCATGCTTTTACTTGCGGGCATTATCGCCTACTGGCTCCACACCGGCAGTCTCGCATTCGAGGCGCTGGAAGGCGGGGGCGCGGCCTTCTATCTGATCCTGGTGGCGTTCCTGATCAACGCCGCCGCACCACCCCTGCATGCCTGGCTACCGGATGCGTATCCGGAAGCCACGGTCACCGGCACCGTGTTCCTCAGTGCATTCACCACCAAAACCGCCGTCTACGTGCTGGCGAGGGGGTTTCCGGGCACGGAGCTGCTGGTGTGGCTGGGGGTGTTCATGACGCTCTACGGCGTGATCTACGCCTTCCTGGTCAACGATATCCGCCGGCTTCTGTCCTATCACATAATCAGCCAGGTCGGTTACATGGTCGCTGGTGTGGGGCTCGGCAGCGCGCTGGCAATCAGCGGCGTCGCCGCCCATGCATTTACTCACATCCTCTATAAGGCGCTGTTGCTGATGGGCGCGGGCGCGGTGCTTCAGATGACGGGACGCAGCCGTCTGACGGAACTGGGCGGCCTCTACCGGAGCATGCCCGTGACTTTCCTGCTCTACATGATCGGGGGGCTTTCGATCTCCGCGTTCCCGCTATTCAGCGGCTTCGTGAGCAAGACCATGATCATCGAGGCGGCAGCCGTCGATGGACGAGGTGTCGTGTTCCTGCTGATGACCCTTGCCGGTGTCGGCACATTCATGAGCACGACCCTCAAGCTGCCGTGGTACACGTTCATGGGCCGTGACGCCGGACTAAGGCCCGCCGAGGCACCGCTCAACATGCGCATCGCCATGGGCATCGCGGCACTGCTGTGCTTTCTCATCGGCATCTTCCCCGGGTGGCTGTACGCCATTCTGCCCTACCCCGTGGACTACCAGGCGTATACCGCCGGGCACCTGATCAAGGAAATGCAGCTCCTGCTGTTCACGGGGCTGGGCTTTTTCCTCTTCCTTCGCGTTCTGGGTGGCAAGGAAAAGATCAGCCTGGATCTCGACTGGTTCTACCGTGTGCCGGGCAAGCAGACACTGGCGCGCGTCGGCAGTGGAATCCGGCGTATCGACACCGGGTTCCGGGACGCTTTCATGCTCGGTTTCCGTCGCGCCGAGGAGAAGGCAACCCATCTGCGCGTGAGTGGCTGGCCGCTGCGCAGCTGGCCGACCGGCTCAATGGCGTTCTGGACGGCGATCGTCCTCGCCTTGCTGCTGGCCTTCGGGATGGGGGAATAG
- a CDS encoding proton-conducting transporter membrane subunit, which yields MTPLLAVLIPFIGAALIGAAARRPRLRDGLCFALPIPLFLTVVGVLVNRVGGGDAGEQTLIELMPGLTITLSAQPLGLVFALLASTLYIAATPYAIGYLRAGGYGHVARFMACYAIALGATMGIAFAENLLTLYLFYEILSISTYPLVAHTGTEKARSGGRTYLALLLVTSIGLMLPAIIWIWHATGTLSFTSGGILTDEVPTGVGAVVLVVLIYGIGKAAIMPFHRWLPAAMVAPTPVSALLHAVAVVKAGVFSVLTVVLYIFGLEYTQSLVTQPAMLAIAVFTMLAASLVALRQDNLKARLAYSTVSQLAYIVTGALLATELSAIGGGLHMLMHGFGKITLFFCAGAIYVANGINTVSGMDGLARRMPLTMLAFFIGALCVIGLPPTGGFWSKWYLISGAWSTEQYLVVSAFVLSTLLNVGYLMPPVMRAFLRPLPGNDPARQRVSEAPALCLIPLLVTAAGTLVLFILADPAYRLLTLGIP from the coding sequence TACCGATTCCGCTGTTCCTGACCGTGGTTGGCGTCCTGGTGAACCGGGTCGGCGGCGGTGATGCCGGGGAGCAGACGCTGATCGAGTTGATGCCGGGGCTGACAATCACCCTCTCCGCACAACCGCTTGGCCTGGTCTTCGCGCTGCTAGCCTCGACGCTGTACATCGCGGCGACTCCCTATGCCATCGGCTACCTGCGGGCCGGGGGATACGGCCACGTTGCCCGGTTCATGGCCTGCTATGCGATCGCCCTTGGCGCGACCATGGGTATTGCCTTTGCCGAGAATCTGCTCACGCTCTACCTGTTCTACGAGATCCTGTCGATTTCGACCTATCCGCTGGTTGCCCACACCGGCACCGAGAAGGCCCGTAGCGGCGGTCGCACCTACCTTGCACTGCTACTGGTAACGAGCATTGGACTGATGCTGCCGGCGATTATCTGGATCTGGCATGCCACAGGCACTCTCAGCTTTACCAGCGGTGGAATCCTGACCGACGAGGTGCCGACCGGCGTCGGCGCGGTGGTGCTGGTGGTACTGATCTACGGCATCGGCAAAGCGGCAATCATGCCGTTCCACCGCTGGCTGCCAGCGGCGATGGTCGCTCCGACGCCGGTCTCGGCACTCCTCCATGCCGTGGCGGTGGTCAAGGCCGGGGTGTTCAGCGTGCTCACCGTTGTGTTGTACATCTTCGGACTCGAATACACACAATCGCTGGTCACGCAGCCAGCGATGCTCGCGATCGCCGTATTCACGATGCTAGCCGCTTCTCTTGTCGCCCTGCGCCAGGACAATCTCAAGGCTCGACTCGCCTATTCCACCGTCAGTCAGCTCGCCTACATCGTCACCGGTGCCCTCCTCGCCACCGAGTTATCGGCGATCGGCGGCGGTTTGCATATGCTCATGCACGGCTTTGGCAAGATCACGCTTTTCTTCTGTGCCGGCGCCATTTACGTCGCCAATGGCATCAATACCGTGAGTGGTATGGACGGTCTTGCGCGGCGAATGCCGCTGACCATGCTGGCGTTTTTCATCGGTGCGCTTTGCGTCATCGGACTCCCCCCCACGGGTGGCTTCTGGAGCAAGTGGTATCTGATCAGCGGTGCCTGGAGTACGGAGCAGTACCTGGTGGTCTCGGCCTTCGTTTTGAGCACGCTGCTCAATGTCGGCTACTTGATGCCGCCGGTCATGCGGGCATTCCTGCGCCCCCTGCCCGGTAACGACCCCGCCCGTCAGCGAGTCTCCGAAGCGCCCGCGCTGTGTCTGATCCCACTGCTGGTGACCGCCGCCGGTACCCTCGTACTGTTCATCCTCGCTGATCCCGCCTACCGGCTTCTGACCCTGGGCATTCCGTGA